The following are from one region of the Ignavibacteriota bacterium genome:
- the recA gene encoding recombinase RecA — protein MAADKEQKLKIIEDAISSIEKTYGKGSIMKLGDGIVQEIEAIPTGALSLDYALGIGGIPRGRITEIYGPESSGKTTLCLHVIAEAQKMGGLAAFIDAEHALDVNYAKKLGVDTANLLISQPDFGEQALEIADTLVRSNALDVIVIDSVAALVPRSEIEGEMGDATMAVQARLMSQALRKLTAAIAKSKTSVIFVNQLRSKIGVMFGNPETTTGGNALKFYASVRIDIRRINAIKEGEDVIGNRTKVKIVKSKVAPPFKQVEFDILYNEGISKTGDLIDLGVDQGLVKKSGAWFSYAEERFQGREGFRQKLLEMADLRNSLEKELRIKLGMIKNSGDEKKKEVDDAQKTKDKKTK, from the coding sequence ATGGCAGCAGATAAAGAACAAAAATTGAAAATTATTGAAGATGCGATATCATCAATAGAAAAGACTTATGGTAAAGGCTCAATTATGAAATTGGGTGATGGAATAGTTCAGGAAATTGAAGCAATTCCAACCGGTGCGCTTTCACTTGATTATGCACTCGGTATTGGCGGAATTCCACGTGGAAGAATAACCGAAATCTATGGCCCGGAATCGAGCGGAAAAACTACACTCTGTCTGCACGTTATTGCTGAAGCACAGAAGATGGGCGGGCTTGCTGCTTTTATTGATGCTGAACATGCACTCGATGTTAACTACGCAAAGAAGCTTGGTGTTGATACTGCAAATCTTCTAATCTCACAGCCTGACTTTGGTGAACAAGCTCTTGAAATTGCTGATACTCTTGTCAGAAGTAATGCTCTCGATGTAATTGTAATAGATTCTGTAGCCGCACTTGTTCCTCGCTCTGAAATCGAAGGTGAAATGGGTGATGCAACAATGGCTGTTCAGGCAAGATTGATGTCGCAGGCTTTAAGAAAACTTACAGCAGCTATTGCAAAATCTAAAACTTCAGTAATATTTGTAAACCAATTAAGAAGTAAAATTGGAGTTATGTTTGGCAATCCTGAAACTACAACAGGTGGAAATGCTTTAAAGTTTTATGCTTCGGTAAGAATTGATATCAGAAGAATAAATGCAATCAAAGAAGGTGAAGATGTAATTGGTAACAGAACGAAAGTGAAAATTGTAAAAAGCAAAGTTGCACCTCCATTCAAGCAGGTTGAATTTGATATTCTTTACAATGAGGGAATAAGTAAAACCGGTGACTTAATCGATCTTGGAGTTGATCAGGGATTAGTTAAAAAAAGCGGTGCATGGTTTAGTTATGCCGAAGAAAGATTTCAGGGACGAGAAGGTTTCAGACAAAAGTTACTTGAAATGGCTGATTTAAGAAACAGTCTTGAAAAAGAACTACGCATTAAACTTGGAATGATTAAGAACAGTGGTGATGAAAAGAAAAAAGAAGTAGATGACGCACAGAAAACGAAAGATAAGAAAACTAAATAA
- the thpR gene encoding RNA 2',3'-cyclic phosphodiesterase: MIRLFIALLIPDEVKSIVSDHCNRIVNYSLDYKWEEKDKIHLTLKFIGEVKEELLPQITDEVQFVENYASFNCSISKFGFFYRFNEPKILWCNLDTDDSIISLVDKLNVTLKKFNIEPETRKFKGHLTLMRIKRKVSADFIKSFNEYKFSPVKFISDEIALVQSVLKPGGSEYKILKIYELK; the protein is encoded by the coding sequence ATGATTAGACTATTCATTGCGTTACTAATTCCTGATGAAGTCAAATCTATTGTTTCTGATCATTGCAATCGTATTGTTAATTATTCATTGGATTATAAATGGGAAGAAAAAGATAAAATTCATCTTACATTAAAATTCATTGGTGAGGTAAAAGAAGAACTTCTTCCGCAAATTACGGATGAGGTTCAATTTGTAGAAAATTATGCATCCTTCAATTGCAGCATTTCTAAGTTTGGTTTTTTCTATAGATTTAATGAGCCTAAAATTCTCTGGTGTAATCTTGATACTGATGATTCAATAATTTCTTTAGTGGATAAATTGAATGTAACACTAAAGAAGTTTAATATTGAACCTGAAACCAGGAAATTCAAAGGACACCTGACATTAATGCGAATCAAAAGAAAAGTCAGTGCAGATTTCATTAAAAGCTTTAACGAATATAAATTTAGTCCTGTAAAATTCATATCGGATGAAATTGCTTTGGTGCAAAGTGTACTTAAACCCGGCGGATCAGAATACAAAATTTTAAAAATTTACGAACTTAAATAA
- a CDS encoding class I SAM-dependent methyltransferase translates to MNDCCPVCKSTQRSVIGSPKTNSISAKFVNEDYKVVQCSNCQLYYITPPISFDNKQWAELYNSEYFSDQSNLLIKRRKKELSERFDVTQKLLKNNGIKIKYLDVGAGEGKGLLEANRRGWEPTGIDIVDNRLQEAKNPGIKFIKSNLLDSNLQENYFDFIYVDSVVEHVLNPVDYLTKIKSLLRPGGLIYVGVPNEDCLFNSVRKLIFKLTGKRNESEKIKPFDIPYHVIGFNDHSLKYFFDKTGLVVLKKRNFGRKFDFLSYPVASKSFWISLFFLFPVEYPGQLLNKDIYFEAYLTKKDH, encoded by the coding sequence ATGAATGATTGCTGTCCTGTGTGCAAATCAACTCAGAGAAGTGTTATTGGTTCACCCAAAACAAATTCGATTTCAGCAAAATTTGTAAATGAAGATTATAAAGTTGTTCAATGCTCAAATTGTCAGCTTTATTATATAACTCCTCCAATATCTTTTGACAATAAACAATGGGCTGAGCTTTATAATTCAGAGTATTTTTCAGATCAATCAAATCTATTAATCAAAAGAAGGAAAAAAGAACTTTCAGAAAGATTTGACGTAACACAAAAACTGTTAAAGAACAATGGGATAAAAATAAAATATCTGGATGTCGGAGCTGGTGAAGGAAAGGGATTACTTGAAGCGAACAGGAGAGGCTGGGAACCGACTGGAATTGATATTGTTGACAATCGTTTACAGGAAGCAAAAAATCCTGGAATAAAATTTATAAAATCCAACTTACTGGATTCAAATCTGCAGGAAAATTATTTTGATTTTATTTATGTTGATTCAGTCGTTGAACATGTTTTAAATCCTGTTGATTATCTTACAAAAATTAAATCCCTATTGAGACCGGGAGGATTAATTTACGTTGGTGTCCCGAATGAAGATTGTCTCTTCAACAGTGTCAGAAAATTAATTTTCAAACTGACTGGTAAGAGGAACGAATCTGAAAAAATCAAACCGTTTGATATTCCATATCACGTAATCGGATTTAATGATCATTCACTGAAATATTTTTTTGACAAAACTGGATTAGTCGTTTTAAAGAAGAGAAATTTTGGTCGTAAGTTTGATTTTTTATCATATCCGGTTGCAAGCAAATCTTTCTGGATAAGTCTGTTCTTTCTGTTTCCTGTTGAATATCCGGGTCAATTACTAAACAAGGATATTTACTTTGAAGCTTATCTAACAAAGAAAGATCATTAA
- a CDS encoding NUDIX hydrolase produces the protein MKRKITAQKRIHFDQSGVIPYRKKDGKTEVLLVTSIRRKNWIVPKGFIEYNMSPFQSAKKEAFEEAGVKGSNTTKILGSYKVKKNGSELLTKIYSMKVTRVFKDYPEKNLRKRKWFSVYDAAKKVEIAELATIIRRLGRNTFRRYEL, from the coding sequence ATGAAAAGAAAAATCACAGCGCAAAAAAGAATTCACTTTGATCAGTCAGGAGTAATTCCCTACCGAAAGAAAGACGGAAAGACAGAAGTTTTGCTTGTTACTTCAATAAGAAGAAAGAACTGGATAGTGCCCAAAGGATTTATTGAATACAATATGTCACCATTCCAATCTGCAAAGAAAGAAGCATTCGAGGAAGCCGGTGTAAAAGGAAGCAACACAACAAAAATTCTTGGGAGCTATAAAGTAAAGAAAAACGGAAGCGAACTTTTAACAAAAATCTATTCGATGAAAGTTACGAGAGTTTTTAAAGATTATCCCGAAAAAAATCTCCGAAAGAGAAAATGGTTTTCAGTTTATGACGCAGCAAAGAAAGTTGAAATTGCTGAGCTTGCAACGATTATAAGAAGGCTGGGAAGGAATACATTCCGGAGATATGAGCTTTAA
- a CDS encoding phosphatidylglycerophosphatase A, translated as MKINFFEKFIGSGFYTGYFPIASGTVGSAAAILIYLIPGFENFYIIIPAAILMAVYGIYIGTKFEKKYGKDPAQCTIDEVVGTWISLIALPKTFWVILVSFLLWRILDIIKPPPARNLERLNGGLGIMIDDVVSGIYTLLIMHLVVYLLVIF; from the coding sequence TTGAAAATTAATTTTTTTGAAAAATTTATTGGTTCAGGATTCTATACCGGATACTTTCCGATAGCTTCCGGCACGGTTGGAAGTGCTGCGGCAATTCTGATTTATCTTATTCCCGGATTTGAAAATTTTTATATAATCATTCCTGCAGCAATACTTATGGCTGTATATGGAATTTATATCGGGACGAAATTTGAAAAAAAATATGGGAAAGACCCTGCACAATGCACAATTGATGAAGTTGTTGGAACCTGGATTTCGCTTATCGCACTTCCAAAAACATTTTGGGTGATTTTAGTTTCATTCCTGCTTTGGAGAATCCTTGATATCATTAAACCACCTCCTGCAAGAAATTTAGAACGACTTAATGGCGGACTTGGCATTATGATCGATGATGTTGTGTCAGGAATTTACACCTTATTGATTATGCATCTTGTCGTATATTTGCTCGTCATATTTTAA
- a CDS encoding regulatory protein RecX — MIINHILKKGKQDVTIQFDDEKFLILALEVFLKSGLKKGDEISENRFSFLIEQNKLFHIKQRAFRLLGRRMHSASELRRKLWNKDHEQKLIDEVIKDLKKNGYLNDDEFIREFVAEKIKTKSWSNKKVKTELLKRGIESKLIDEMMKGHASNSELENAMKLARKKYDQLIKKNLETKDLRNKLSAFLFSKGFEYDLIKEVCNSLINNEDDEF, encoded by the coding sequence ATGATTATCAATCATATCCTCAAAAAAGGAAAGCAAGATGTAACAATTCAATTTGACGATGAAAAATTTTTAATACTTGCGCTCGAAGTATTTTTAAAAAGCGGTTTGAAGAAAGGTGATGAAATTTCTGAAAATCGCTTTTCTTTTTTAATAGAACAGAATAAACTTTTCCACATTAAGCAAAGAGCATTTCGACTGCTGGGAAGAAGAATGCACTCAGCTTCCGAATTGCGGCGAAAACTCTGGAACAAAGATCACGAACAGAAACTGATAGATGAAGTAATAAAGGATTTAAAGAAAAATGGTTATTTAAATGATGATGAATTTATTCGTGAATTCGTGGCTGAAAAAATTAAGACGAAAAGCTGGAGCAATAAAAAAGTAAAAACTGAACTACTCAAGCGTGGAATTGAATCAAAGCTCATTGATGAAATGATGAAAGGGCACGCAAGTAATTCTGAACTTGAAAACGCAATGAAACTCGCTAGAAAAAAATACGATCAGTTGATTAAGAAAAATTTGGAAACAAAAGACCTGCGGAATAAACTTTCTGCTTTTCTCTTCTCAAAAGGGTTTGAGTATGATTTGATAAAGGAAGTGTGTAATAGCTTGATCAATAATGAAGACGATGAATTTTAA
- the murB gene encoding UDP-N-acetylmuramate dehydrogenase has product MLLQKNYSLKKLNTFGVDVNTKLFAEIFSEDKLIDLLAEPEIRSEKKIILGSGSNILFTKDFDGLVIKLSSININIIEEDMDSVIVEADAGVIWNEFVKYCVEKNFGGIENLTLIPGTIGAAPIQNIGAYGQELADNFDSLSGVFINSGKKKTFTKIDCRFSYRSSIFKEELKNIFVITSVRMKLSKNSKLNTNYKALSDYLFKQKIQNPSIKDISNAVAEIRRTKLPDPEKIGNAGSFFKNPVMNIEVFEKIKSEYPDIAGFSSETGKIKISAGWLIEKCGWKGKRIGDVGTSPDHALVICNFRKATGSEVLEFAMRIQEEVLNKFGIILQEEVNIL; this is encoded by the coding sequence ATGTTGCTGCAAAAAAATTACTCACTGAAGAAGCTTAATACATTCGGAGTAGATGTCAATACAAAACTATTCGCTGAAATATTTTCAGAAGATAAATTGATTGATTTACTTGCTGAACCTGAAATCAGAAGTGAGAAAAAAATAATACTGGGCAGCGGAAGTAATATACTTTTCACAAAAGATTTTGATGGATTGGTAATTAAACTCTCTTCAATAAATATAAATATCATTGAAGAAGATATGGACTCTGTTATAGTTGAAGCTGATGCCGGTGTTATCTGGAATGAATTTGTAAAATATTGTGTAGAAAAAAATTTTGGTGGCATTGAAAATCTCACGCTAATTCCAGGTACAATTGGTGCGGCACCAATACAGAATATCGGTGCCTACGGTCAGGAACTTGCTGATAATTTCGATTCTTTAAGTGGTGTATTCATAAATTCAGGAAAGAAAAAAACTTTCACAAAAATTGATTGCAGGTTTTCCTATCGTTCAAGTATTTTCAAAGAAGAATTAAAAAATATTTTTGTTATCACATCTGTCAGGATGAAACTTTCAAAGAATTCAAAGCTAAACACAAACTATAAAGCATTGAGCGATTACTTATTTAAACAGAAAATTCAGAATCCATCAATTAAAGATATCAGCAATGCAGTTGCAGAAATCAGAAGAACCAAACTTCCTGATCCTGAAAAGATTGGAAATGCCGGAAGCTTCTTTAAAAATCCAGTGATGAATATTGAGGTGTTTGAAAAGATTAAATCTGAGTACCCTGATATAGCAGGTTTTTCATCTGAGACAGGAAAAATAAAAATCTCCGCAGGCTGGTTAATTGAAAAATGTGGTTGGAAAGGTAAACGCATTGGCGATGTTGGAACATCACCAGATCATGCTTTAGTAATTTGTAATTTCAGGAAAGCAACCGGTTCAGAAGTTCTGGAATTCGCAATGAGAATTCAGGAGGAAGTTTTAAATAAATTTGGAATTATTTTACAGGAGGAAGTAAATATCCTTTAA
- a CDS encoding phosphoribosylaminoimidazolesuccinocarboxamide synthase, whose amino-acid sequence MKPEVILQTNFPKLKLFARGKVRDIYETGDFLLLVSTDRLSAFDVIMSQGIPYKGMVLTKISEFWFNITKDIIPNHFITADVNKYPEECKEYSDVLNNRSMLIKKAKVVPIECIVRGYITGSGWKDYKKTGEISGIKLPPGLQESEKFPEPIFTPSTKAEIGQHDENISAAQAMQIVDEETFSSVKNATINIYKKASEYALTKGIIIADTKFEFGKVNGQVILVDEVLTPDSSRFWPFDKYEKGRGQESYDKQFIRDYLLSINFNMKPPPPPLPDDIIAKTSNKYLEIYKKLTGESLV is encoded by the coding sequence ATGAAACCAGAAGTAATACTACAAACCAATTTCCCAAAACTAAAATTATTTGCAAGAGGTAAAGTCAGAGATATTTATGAAACAGGTGATTTTTTATTATTGGTTTCAACTGACAGGTTATCTGCATTTGATGTGATTATGAGTCAGGGAATTCCGTATAAAGGAATGGTTCTTACAAAAATATCTGAGTTCTGGTTCAACATTACAAAGGATATAATTCCAAATCATTTTATAACTGCTGATGTAAATAAATATCCTGAGGAATGCAAAGAATATTCCGATGTGCTGAATAACAGATCAATGCTGATTAAAAAAGCTAAAGTAGTTCCGATTGAATGTATCGTTCGCGGATATATAACAGGTTCTGGTTGGAAAGATTATAAAAAGACCGGTGAGATTTCCGGAATAAAACTTCCTCCGGGTTTACAGGAATCGGAAAAATTTCCTGAGCCTATTTTCACTCCCTCAACAAAAGCTGAAATTGGTCAACACGATGAAAATATTTCAGCAGCACAGGCAATGCAAATTGTCGATGAAGAAACTTTCAGTTCTGTTAAAAACGCAACAATCAACATTTATAAAAAAGCATCAGAGTATGCTCTCACAAAAGGTATAATCATTGCTGACACAAAATTTGAGTTTGGTAAAGTGAACGGTCAGGTAATTTTAGTTGACGAAGTATTAACACCTGATTCCTCAAGATTCTGGCCGTTTGATAAATATGAGAAGGGCAGAGGTCAGGAAAGTTATGATAAACAATTTATAAGAGATTATCTTCTATCCATAAATTTCAATATGAAGCCACCACCGCCGCCATTGCCCGATGATATTATTGCAAAAACAAGCAATAAGTATCTTGAGATATACAAAAAACTTACCGGTGAAAGTTTAGTTTAG
- the glmS gene encoding glutamine--fructose-6-phosphate transaminase (isomerizing): MCGIVGYIGDKNCVPILIQGLKRLEYRGYDSAGIGVIHQNEPIIIKNKGKVSLLEEKVSELFLDSNIGIGHTRWATHGIPNEQNAHPHTNQDKTLFVIHNGIIENFQTLKNRLIVSGFKFESDTDTEVLAHLIDSFLKKGFSLSKSVQMTLNEVSGTYGLAVIYSKEPDKIIAARKGSPLVIGIGKGENFIASDVSAILAYTKNVIYLDDGEFAEIYRDKYLVKNISDKKIEKEIHEINMSIDEIDKGGYPHFMLKEIMEQPESTQNSMRGRLLLDEGEAKLGGLTDVIDRLVNSKRIMISACGTSWHAALVGEYMIEQYARIPVEVEYASEFRYRNPILSADDSILFISQSGETADTLAALREAKSKGALALGICNVVGSTIARESMSGVYIHAGPEIGVASTKAFTAQLVVLALITLLISKRKGLPSSEGKKITKALSEIPKQIEQILLLNDEIEKIADEFKDAHNFLYLGRGYNFPVALEGALKLKEISYIHAEGYPAAEMKHGPIALIDEDMPVVFIAPKDSTYEKILSNIQEVRARGGRIIAVADNGDGEIDKLVDYTIKIPRTIEMLTPILTSIPLQLLAYHIAVKKGLDVDQPRNLAKSVTVE, from the coding sequence ATGTGTGGAATAGTTGGATACATTGGGGATAAGAATTGTGTACCGATTTTAATACAAGGACTTAAAAGACTTGAGTATCGTGGTTATGACTCAGCCGGTATTGGAGTTATCCACCAAAATGAACCAATCATTATTAAAAATAAAGGCAAAGTTTCTTTACTTGAGGAAAAAGTTAGTGAACTTTTTCTTGATTCAAATATAGGAATTGGTCATACACGCTGGGCAACTCACGGAATTCCGAATGAACAGAATGCTCATCCGCATACAAATCAGGATAAAACCCTCTTCGTCATACATAATGGAATTATTGAAAACTTTCAGACTCTCAAAAATCGTCTGATAGTATCAGGATTTAAATTCGAGAGTGATACTGATACTGAAGTTTTAGCACATCTCATTGACAGCTTTCTTAAAAAAGGATTCAGTCTGAGTAAATCAGTACAGATGACATTGAATGAAGTTAGTGGTACTTATGGTCTTGCTGTAATTTATTCAAAAGAGCCAGATAAAATTATTGCCGCCAGAAAAGGATCACCACTTGTAATAGGTATTGGAAAAGGTGAAAACTTTATCGCTTCGGATGTATCAGCAATTTTAGCTTATACAAAAAATGTCATATACCTTGATGATGGTGAATTTGCTGAAATTTATCGTGATAAATATTTGGTCAAAAATATTTCCGATAAAAAAATTGAAAAAGAAATTCACGAAATCAATATGAGTATTGATGAGATAGATAAAGGCGGTTATCCTCACTTTATGTTAAAAGAAATTATGGAACAGCCTGAGTCAACTCAAAATTCTATGCGAGGCAGGTTATTACTTGATGAAGGTGAAGCAAAATTAGGGGGTTTAACTGATGTGATTGACCGATTAGTAAACTCTAAGAGAATTATGATCTCAGCTTGCGGGACTTCCTGGCATGCAGCGCTTGTTGGTGAATATATGATAGAACAATACGCAAGAATTCCGGTGGAAGTTGAGTATGCATCCGAATTCAGATACAGAAATCCAATACTATCTGCTGACGATTCAATCCTATTCATCTCACAAAGCGGTGAAACTGCTGATACACTTGCTGCATTACGAGAAGCAAAAAGCAAAGGAGCGCTGGCACTTGGGATTTGTAACGTTGTTGGAAGTACGATTGCTCGTGAAAGTATGAGCGGAGTTTATATACACGCAGGACCAGAGATTGGTGTTGCGTCCACAAAAGCATTTACAGCTCAGCTTGTAGTCCTGGCACTGATTACGCTTTTAATCAGTAAGAGAAAAGGATTGCCATCTTCTGAAGGTAAAAAAATTACAAAAGCATTATCCGAAATTCCGAAACAGATAGAACAAATTCTGCTTTTAAATGATGAGATAGAAAAAATTGCTGATGAATTTAAAGATGCTCATAATTTTTTATATTTAGGAAGAGGATATAATTTTCCGGTTGCACTCGAAGGTGCATTAAAATTGAAAGAAATATCTTACATTCATGCGGAAGGATATCCAGCAGCCGAAATGAAACACGGTCCAATTGCATTGATCGATGAAGATATGCCTGTTGTATTTATTGCGCCAAAAGATTCCACCTACGAAAAAATATTAAGTAATATTCAGGAAGTTCGGGCAAGAGGAGGAAGAATTATTGCTGTTGCCGATAATGGTGACGGAGAAATTGACAAACTTGTTGATTATACTATTAAGATTCCCCGTACAATCGAAATGTTGACACCGATATTAACATCAATTCCTTTACAGCTTCTGGCATATCACATTGCTGTTAAAAAGGGACTTGATGTTGATCAGCCAAGAAATCTTGCCAAGAGTGTTACAGTAGAATAA
- the pgsA gene encoding CDP-diacylglycerol--glycerol-3-phosphate 3-phosphatidyltransferase codes for MTLPNQLTVLRVILSPVFLFFFLSDVIWMKQVSVAIYIVAALTDWYDGWLARKFNYITSWGKFWDPLADKILTSIAFVGFALVDLIPWWMVGIIVGRDVIVTLLRVFADMKNYQFTTSYYAKWKTMLQMIFLYYLLILYVAQFTPEINSHYEKLIEAMLNEQLVFYIALVITVITFHSGVLYIKKNWDIIFKLMKFEN; via the coding sequence ATGACACTCCCAAATCAACTCACAGTTTTAAGAGTAATACTTTCACCGGTATTTTTGTTTTTTTTCCTCTCTGATGTAATCTGGATGAAGCAAGTATCTGTGGCAATTTATATTGTTGCTGCGTTAACTGACTGGTATGACGGCTGGCTTGCCAGAAAATTCAATTACATTACAAGCTGGGGAAAATTCTGGGATCCTCTTGCTGATAAAATTTTAACTTCTATTGCGTTTGTTGGTTTTGCTCTTGTTGATTTAATCCCGTGGTGGATGGTTGGAATAATTGTCGGACGAGATGTGATTGTTACTTTGCTGAGGGTTTTTGCTGATATGAAAAACTACCAGTTTACTACAAGCTATTATGCTAAATGGAAGACAATGCTTCAGATGATTTTTCTATATTATTTATTGATTCTGTATGTAGCTCAATTTACTCCTGAAATTAATTCACATTATGAAAAATTAATTGAGGCGATGTTGAATGAACAATTAGTATTCTACATAGCGTTAGTAATAACTGTTATTACATTTCACTCAGGTGTTCTGTATATCAAAAAAAACTGGGACATCATATTCAAGCTGATGAAATTTGAAAATTAA
- a CDS encoding phenylalanine 4-monooxygenase gives MKEQKNENLSAYEKAAQEGIDPRCIPQWLDGPVPEHNEIKYPDYPSTDQETWKFLYERQMKFLPDRACNEYLEGTEQLSLSPSKIPYLKELSNIFHKTTGWKVARVPGLIQSQNFFELLRRKVFPSTDYIRSKEELDYTPAPDLFHDIFGHMPLLTNKSYASFYQKFGEAAVNAKDENSVKLETLHWFTVEFGLINNPEGRRIYGAGILSSHKEVQHSLSDKVEVKPFDPEKIVLQQYDVWHLQPILFAIDSFEQLEEGFDSWCKKNGLLN, from the coding sequence ATGAAAGAACAGAAAAATGAAAATCTTTCTGCTTACGAAAAAGCAGCTCAGGAAGGAATTGACCCTCGCTGTATTCCACAATGGCTTGATGGTCCAGTTCCTGAACACAATGAAATAAAATATCCTGACTATCCTTCCACTGATCAGGAAACCTGGAAATTTTTGTATGAAAGACAAATGAAGTTTCTTCCGGACAGAGCCTGCAATGAATATTTGGAAGGAACAGAACAGCTAAGTCTTTCACCCAGTAAAATTCCATACCTCAAAGAATTAAGTAATATTTTTCATAAAACTACCGGCTGGAAAGTTGCAAGGGTTCCAGGATTAATCCAATCGCAGAATTTTTTCGAATTGCTCAGAAGAAAAGTTTTTCCATCAACAGATTACATTCGTAGTAAAGAAGAACTGGATTATACTCCAGCGCCGGATTTATTCCATGATATATTTGGTCATATGCCATTACTCACAAATAAAAGTTATGCATCTTTTTATCAAAAATTTGGTGAAGCTGCTGTTAATGCAAAAGATGAGAATAGTGTTAAACTTGAAACTTTACACTGGTTTACGGTTGAATTTGGTTTGATAAATAATCCTGAAGGAAGAAGAATTTATGGTGCTGGCATACTTTCATCGCACAAAGAAGTGCAGCATTCTCTCTCTGACAAGGTGGAAGTAAAACCATTTGATCCTGAGAAAATCGTTTTACAGCAGTATGATGTCTGGCATTTGCAGCCAATACTTTTTGCTATTGATTCTTTTGAACAACTTGAAGAAGGATTTGATAGTTGGTGTAAGAAAAATGGTTTGTTAAATTGA
- a CDS encoding competence/damage-inducible protein A, whose product MKAYIITIGDEILLGSTLNTNAAFIGTQLFDINIPVVKTSVIGDDNLSILNEIKSASEVADLILITGGLGPTHDDVTRKSIVDFFKTELVDNNEVLEDIKALFDKRKRKLSPANIDQAKIPIIADAIRNSHGTAPGEWIEQDGKIYVVMPGVPYEMESMMQSYVIPKLHEKIGQDQSIILRKMILTTGIPESTLYERFGNLDELLNGGKLAFLPNQYGVKLRISVEGTDEKELQNKMMEIEQRIRSKAGRFIYGVGDEQLEAVVGRLLIEREFKIATAESCTGGLVGNMLTNVSGSSKYFERGVICYSNAAKVEILKVNEDTLAEHGAVSMEVAMQMAEGIKSTSGADIGLATTGIMGPTGASTNKPVGLVFIGYCDDKVCTAKKFQFGEERLLNKERTAQAALDFVRRKLLGISSDD is encoded by the coding sequence ATGAAAGCTTATATAATTACGATTGGCGATGAAATACTTCTCGGAAGTACTCTCAATACCAATGCAGCGTTCATTGGCACACAGTTGTTTGATATCAACATTCCTGTTGTTAAAACCTCAGTAATCGGCGACGATAATTTATCAATTCTGAATGAAATAAAATCAGCTTCTGAGGTTGCTGATTTGATTTTAATAACAGGTGGTTTGGGTCCGACACACGATGATGTTACAAGAAAATCAATTGTGGATTTTTTTAAAACAGAACTTGTTGACAACAATGAAGTGCTGGAAGATATTAAAGCACTCTTTGATAAAAGAAAAAGAAAGTTATCTCCGGCTAATATTGATCAGGCGAAAATTCCAATCATTGCAGATGCTATTAGAAATAGTCACGGAACAGCACCGGGAGAATGGATTGAGCAGGATGGAAAAATATATGTTGTGATGCCAGGTGTACCATACGAAATGGAATCAATGATGCAATCTTATGTAATTCCAAAACTACACGAAAAAATTGGTCAGGATCAGAGCATAATTTTAAGGAAAATGATTCTTACTACGGGAATTCCTGAATCAACTTTATACGAACGTTTCGGTAATCTTGATGAATTATTGAACGGCGGTAAATTGGCTTTTCTTCCGAATCAATACGGGGTCAAGCTGCGGATTTCTGTTGAAGGTACTGATGAAAAAGAATTGCAAAATAAAATGATGGAAATTGAACAACGAATAAGAAGTAAAGCAGGCAGGTTTATTTATGGAGTTGGTGACGAACAGCTTGAAGCTGTTGTTGGCAGACTTTTAATTGAGAGAGAATTCAAAATTGCTACTGCTGAATCATGTACTGGCGGGCTCGTTGGTAATATGCTGACAAATGTTAGTGGAAGCAGTAAATATTTTGAACGTGGAGTTATCTGTTACAGCAACGCTGCAAAAGTAGAAATCTTAAAAGTAAACGAAGACACACTTGCTGAACACGGTGCCGTAAGTATGGAAGTTGCAATGCAGATGGCTGAAGGCATTAAATCAACCAGTGGTGCAGATATCGGATTAGCAACAACTGGAATCATGGGTCCAACCGGTGCTTCTACTAATAAACCAGTTGGTCTTGTGTTTATTGGATACTGTGATGATAAAGTTTGTACGGCAAAAAAATTTCAATTTGGAGAAGAGAGACTACTGAATAAAGAACGAACAGCTCAGGCTGCACTTGATTTTGTAAGACGAAAACTTCTCGGAATTTCTTCGGATGATTAG